GCCAAGAACGACGCCGGCGACGATCAACAGCACGATGGCCACCACGATCGCGATCAGCATGCCGGCATCGGTTCGCTTGAGCAGCCGCACCGCACGGCCGGTGGTGGTCAATTGGCTGGCAGGCCGTTTCATGGCGGGAATGCCTCGTCGGGCCCATCGTCCAACCCGAGTATGCGCCCGTACCTTGCTGCGCCCGCGCTTAGCCGGTCCTACCAGCAGCAGACCCAGATCGAACTGTTGACCCGCCTGGTCGCAGAACGCGGACTGGCTGGACCGGAAATGCCGAACTAGGCCGGGTTCGTCCGCCAGTAATTGTTCGCAGCCGCGACGGTCTGGAAGTTGATCGCAATAACCTGCGACGCAGCGGTAAGCCCGTCTGCCGAGTTCGCGTACTCGGGCCGCAGCTCATTGAGCTTGGCCATGTCCGGTTGGGTGTACTTGACCCCGCGACGGCTGAGCGCGATCGCCAGCTCGAAGCCTTCCTGCGGGGTCGCGGTGATCATTGTCGGCAGCCATGTATCGGTCACGTCGAACTCCTGCGTGGTCAAAGTCGAAGATAGCGGCTTCACCGATGCGCATGGCGTGCCGCTGCGGATGGTTCAGGGGGCGCTGCCGCGGATGATTGCCACGAGCGCAGCGATCAGCAAACCGAGAATGGGGAGCATCGAGAGCGCAAAGCCGAAGCCG
The genomic region above belongs to Lysobacter avium and contains:
- a CDS encoding hexameric tyrosine-coordinated heme protein, whose amino-acid sequence is MTDTWLPTMITATPQEGFELAIALSRRGVKYTQPDMAKLNELRPEYANSADGLTAASQVIAINFQTVAAANNYWRTNPA